The DNA region CAGTTTCAGTTGTAGTTTCAGTTTCTTGCTTAACTTCTTCCACTTGTTCTACCACTGATTCTTCAGTTGGGTCTACTGCCTCTTCTTCAACTACTTCACTATCTTCATTTGCAAATTTACTAGCTTTTTTCTCAAGCTTTTCAAGTTTTTTATCTAATTTAGCAAAAGACTTTTGAATATTCTTCATTAATGCTTTTTGAGCTGTAGGATTTTTCACATGAGATAATGCAGCAGCTAATGCGTCAATGTTATTCGCAAGCTTAGCTTCTACATCGTCCTCTTCAGTAACTTCAGCCACAACTTCTTCTTCATTTACTTCTGCAGATTCTGTTTCTTCAGCTACTTCTCCTTGATTAGCTTCTTCTACTGCTACTTCCGTCTCTTCACCTGCCACATCTTCAGATTCAGCTAGATTTTCAGCTGCCTCTTCTTGAGTAGCAATTGCTTCTTTAAGTAACTCTTCAGCTTCCTCCGTTTTACCTTCCGCAAATAATGTATTTGCTTCAGCAATACGTTCTGCTGCGAATCCAGCTAATAGACGAGCTTCTTCATAATCATCAAAAGTAACGGCAAGTCTTACTTTTTCTATCATGATTTTTACAAAATAGAAGAAATCTCCAGGTACCAAAGATACCTCTTCTTCTTGAACATTTTCTTCAGTTGTTTCTTCTTCTGTTACATCCTCTTCGCCTTCAGTTGCATTTTCCTCAGTAACTTCTTCACTTTCAGTTCCTTCTGCTACTTCATCTTCAGTAGTCGTTTCTTCCTCCACAACTACATTATCTTCTGTAGTAGTATCTTCAGAAATCATCCCATCATTAACAGCTTCTTCAGTTACTGTGCCTTCTGTAATTGTTGTAACTTGTTGCTCTGTTACATCTTCATTCGCAAAAACTGCTGGTGTTGCCAATGAAAAAATAAGTACAGATGCTACTGTTCCGCTAATAATAGACTTCTTGAACTTTCCGATCTTCATGTGTTTTTCCCCCTAAATTGATTTACACTAAAATATTCGACGAAAGTTGATATATATGTCCGTATTTCTTAAAAAATAGTAAATTGTTCCTATATTGATATAATTACCCAAGGTACCTAGCGTATTTTGGCAGATAGACTCAGAGATTCGGCAGATAGACCACCCCATTCAATAGTTTTTATAACAAAGACCCCGCTCAACCACTAAGCCGTTCTCTTTTGGAGTACCCACATAGGAAAAAACGAATATAAAAACAAGTATAAAAGCAGTGGATTTCACAAATGAAATCGCGCTGCTTTTAACATTTTTCTGGAAAATATATGGTAAAATTAGCAAGGAGGCTTTTTTTAAAATGTCCCTTTAGTTCAGGAAGGTATTGTCAAAACCCATATTGAATTATAATTAAAATTAAGTTACCGAGGCGGGGTTGAAGTGAATGAAAGATGTGACATTATTTTTATCAAAATGGAAGCAAATAATACAAAAACTAGAGAACAATAACGGCAAAGTTCATCCAATTGAAATTGGAAAAAAAGCAACGATACAGGAGATAGAAGCTAAAGAAAAAGAGTTAGGTTATCAATTACCTCCTTCGTATAAATACATTTTAAATAACCTAGGATCATCACTCTCGTTTTATTACTCATTTTCTGAAGATACAATTATTCCAAGTGAATTCAACGAAATATTCTCTGGAGAGATAAATTGGAATATTGACTTCCTTCAGGATTTAAATATGTTAGCTGACGAACTTATGGAAGACGGAGAAGATTACGGGGCGACACTTAGAGGGAAATTAGAGTTTTCTCATGCTGGAAACGGAGATATTTATGCGTTTGATATGTCTGTTGAGAGTGATGAGAAACCAGTTGTTTATTGGGAACATGAAGAAGACACTGTTACTTATATTGCGGATTCATTTATCGATTATTTATTAAGGATAACTGAACTTGGGTGTATTGGTAGTGAAAAATGGCAGTTTGAATATTTTCTTAGCGATACGGGGTTAGACACTACAAATACAGCAGCAGCTAAGTGGAAGCATTGGTTTGAGTCATTTTCAGAAACAACCTTAGATGATGTGAAAAATAACATGGAACAGCTAATAGCTTTTGCGGTTTATCGAGATAAATTAGATGAAGAATCAATCGACTTTCTCCGGAAATTCAGTAGAAATGAATTATTTGATTACCTTTTAGAAGAACTAGATAAAAAAGAGTCATTTAAAGACCAGAAGATGATATGTGAGGTGATTGGAAAAGTCTTAGGAAATTACGCAGACTCATGGGTTAGAAGTTTGTGGGAAGCAAAGCAAGATATTATGGATAGTAGATTACGTTCCTTTCTAACTTCAATGTGTTTAAGTAAGGATGAAGGACTAACTTTAGTATTTAATTTTCTTGAACAAGAATCTAATAAAAAGATAACTGGGTACGACGCACTTTCCCATCTAGGTGATTTTCATTCAAGGGATGTTATTTTGTGGATGGAGAATCATGTTAAATTTCCTGTGACAGAAGGGTGGGACGAACTATTCGTAAGGTCAAATTTTTCGCGGGATGACATAGAAAGGTGGACCTCCTTAGATGAGAGACATGAAGTAACTGTGATTCACGCATTAGAAAAGTATGTCTATATGAAGGTTGCAAATAATAAATTTTTCTATGGTATCTCAGGTCTTCCATCAAAATCCGATTTCATTGATTTTCTAGCTAAATTACAGGCTAAACAAGTGTTAAAAAAGAGGATACTGTCCTTAGAGTATGTTATACAAAACATAAATATATTTTATTAAGTTTATGAAACAATGGCACTTAAACTACACCTTAAGTACAATAAAAAACAGTGGTAAATCATCAATTCACCGCTGTTTTTTATTGCATATAGATAATATCTTTCAACTCGAATATTTTATCGGTTAATCCCAATCGCTGTGCAGGCCCTTCTAAATCTTGCATTCTTTTTAGCTAATTCATGAGGATGGTCATCTTTATAGAGTATTGCGTCCAGTGCCAGTTCATCAAGAGAGAAATTCCAACCGTAAGCAATTTCAGCCCGGAAGACAAATCTACTCTCCATTTTCCGAGATGACAATGTGTGTTGGAGATTCAGAGCGAGTTCATATGCGAACGGCTCTGCTATTATAGGTGCTTTTATCTGTGCGGGTACCTCAAAAAAGAAAGGCTTAATCAACCACACAGGGTCCTTAGTTTTAGCTCTCCATCCAAAAACGCCGGATTACATTTCCATCTTCCTCAATATAATCCCTATCCGCAACTCCGCCATTATTCATGATCGTTTTTGCTGAACCAGTATTCGTTGCATCACAAACGACAAGTACCCTCGTGATCCCTATTTCTTTCGTCTTTTCTAAGGATAGCTCCAATAATTTCGTCGCATATCCTTTTCGGCGCTCGGATGGGCGGATGCCATACCCGATGTGACCACCCTCGTTCAATAGCCTTTCTGTTAAACGATGGCGGATATTAACAACTCCAAGAACTTTTTTATCCTCGTTAACTAACCAATAGGTAGAATCCGGGACCCAGCCCTCAGGGAGATTTTCACCCTTCTCGGAATCTAGCAAAGACTGCAGCATCACGGGGAAATCCGAAGGGTCCTTGGCAATCACCCAAGGAATCATCGCCTCGCCGCTCGCTTTCCACTCCTGATAAAAAGATAGATATTCCGTCTCCAACTCCATCGTTGGTCGTGTTAAAAATACAGCCATTTCCATTCACCTACTAATATAGAATTAACCACGGAGACGGTTCCCACTAGAACCGTCATAGTCTCCCTCTAGTCTAAAATCTCTCATAGGTAATGTCTACATTTATTGCATAGGCCACCTTACTGCCGTCCGCCGCGGCAAGGATTAGTGACGATGGTTTTAGTTGAGCGGACTCGCCTGCGGTGTAGATGTTTTTTTGCGAGGTGCGGCCTGCATCGTCGGTTACCAGCGCTCCGTTTTCTTGGAGCGCGCACCCGAGCTGTTCGGCAAATGGGTTGGGTCGATGGAATTTTGGCAGGATAAACCCGCCCGTTCTTTTCGTAATATAACCAGATTGAAATTCCATACTTTGCAAGCGACCATCTTCCCCATGCAGTTTTTTTATCGGCTCCGTCACGACCATGATCTTTCTCCGCTCCAGCTCGTCTATTTTTGAAAAATTCATAGGCTGACCGTTTGTCGCCACCAGCAAATCCCGCGACCAATTGTAAACAAGTTTGGCCAGATGCACCGCGCTATCCTCGTTCTCGACAATGATAATCAGCGGTTGGTCCCTTAGCTCCCAGCCATGGCAGTACGGACAACTAAATAGGCTTTTTCCATAAAAACGTTGAATCTCCGGTACGGATGGAAACACCTCTTGAATGCCCGTTGCTAACAAGATTTTTTCGGCATAATACACCCTTTCATCCGACGTGATCATTTTAAACAATTGGTTATCGGCTCGTTTAATTATTTGTGTAACCGTCTCATTGAAAAATTGAACGGACGAATAGTTCCTTAACTCCTCCAAGGCAATTTTTTTAAAATCTGAAGGTTTGACGCCGTCTCGGGTAATAAATCCATGGGATTCATGCGCGACCCGGTTTCGGTTCGTGCCATCATCGAACAAAGCCACCTTCCTACGTGCCCTTCCCAAAACCAGGCTTGCATTCAAACCCGCAGGTCCCGCACCCAGCACCGCACAATCAAAAACCTCCATAGATATTTCCCTCCCTTCAGAACCATGGGGACGGTTGTAAAGCAATCGTCCCCCCGGCTTACTCCTGTAGTTCATTTATATTACTGTTTGTCTCAAATATGAGCTGGGGGGGTTTTTGTGCAGAAAAAAAAGCCAGGAGAAGCGTCCGTCCCTCTGGCCCACACTCACTCCTGCACCGTTACAATCACCCCGTCCATGTTATTGCCGGAGATTTCAAAGGCTTGGTTTTTAGGTAGTTGAATGGTTTCGCTTTCGCTAACGGTGTAATAGGAAACGGTGTATTTTTGTCCCTTGAAGGTGGCGATGATGTTTTTTTCTTGTGTGAGATAGTCGAGATATTCTTCCAGTGCAAAGTTCTTTTCCTGGATGATGGCACTGTGAGGCAGCCCGACATAGCGGATATGCCACGGCTCATATTGGATTCCGGTCACATGTGTTTTATCCTTCGGGTAGCGCAAAATAAAACCGGATTTCCACGCATTTTCTTCGATCCACTTTCCTTCCGGCGCTTCATTCATCGGCGCCTTCGTGGACCCGACATCAAGCGATACTCCTAAATTATGTTCACTATATCCTGCCGGTAGAGCATAATCCGAACCCATTTCCTCGTAAAGCAAGCTTTGCTCCTGGAAGTCCCTATAGCCACTATTAATCGAAAAATGATGTACTCCTTCTTTTTCCGCCGCGGCTACCATTTTTCCAAATGCTAGAGCAACACCCTCTGACAACTCAATCTCGCTATCAAGCAGCACAACTTCCATTGTTAAATCATGCTGTAGGTTCACCACATCCTCTCTCTTACTCTCTTGTTTCATAGGATGTTCTGCGTTAACCAGCAGTAGATTTCCTCGATAAATATCCTCCTTTGTAACCCTTACCTCTTCGTATGTATCGACAAACCCGCTCTGGGCTTGATCATACTTCTTGATTTCAACATTATCTTGAAAAAACGCTGGCATCTTAATGACCGGATACCCAATACCGAAAACAAGCACCGCTAAAAAAACCCACTTCTTCATACTAAAATCCCCTCCCTATTCTATCTAATCAATAGAATAGCGAAAGGTTTTTAAATAAAGAGTGGGGTAAAGTTTAAATTTTTCTTAAATTTTTCTTAAATTTTTATGTGATAGGGTGTTTCTGTGGCAGTCGAACTTCAAATTGCGTCTGTCGAAAACTACTTTCAGCAGAAATCGTCCCATGATGCTGCTCGACGATATTCTTTGCTATGAACAAACCAAGACCCGTGCTATCCTCTTGCGCCGTCCGCGATTTATCACCGTTATAAAACATATCAAAAAGATGCGGCAGTTCATTCTCAGGAATCATGTCCCCATAATTGACCACCTGGACAACGACCTCACCAGCATCAATTAATCCGGTTATATCTACATACTGACCATCGTAGCCATAGCGATTGGCATTGGTCAGGAGATTTTCAAACACACGTGCCAGCAGCTCCCCATCACCCCAAAAGGGTAATTCAGACGGGAGATTCACACGAACCGTCAAGTCATTTTTTTCAAAAAGTGGATACAATTCTTCCTTTAATTGAATGAGGAGGTCGCTAATATTAATGTCTGTTTTTTTCAGCGGAAGCATGCCATAGTTCATTCTTGTGATTTCAAATAACTCATCCAGCAATTTTTCCAAGCGCTGCGATTTCGTGAAAGCAATTTTTAAAAAATGGTCCTTTTGTTCTTTGGTCAGATTGTCATCCTTGAGAATTAAATCGAGGTAACCGAGAACAGACGTGAGCGGTGTCCGCAAATCGTGAGCCAAGTTGACGACCAACTGATCCTTGCTACTTTCCGAGAAATCGCCTCTTTCAATCGCCTCTTCTAGTTTCTTACTTGCCAGATTAATATCCTTCGCAATCTGCCCAAACTCATCATTTGACTGGAGCTGAATCGGATGCTTAAATTCACCAAGAGCGAGATGATTAATCCCCTGTGAAATCTTGTGGAAATAAATCGAATAGCGCTTCGTTAATAGGTAGAAAAATACGATCGAAAGCGGAATAAATATCAGTAAAAAGACGTTAATGTCTCCTATTTCTCGAATCATTTGGCGATATCTAGCCAATGGCTCACCGATTTGCACGTTCTTCGTACGGTAATAATATTGAAGTGCTAGAAAGATGGAGAACGTAATCGTTCCCGAAAAAAGCATACTTAAACCGAACAAGAGTAGCATTTTTGAGCGAAAGCTGCGGACGATTTTAGCCATTGAACGCATACCCAACGCCCCAAACCGTCTTAATCAGCTTGTTTTTTCGTTTATCCTCTTCTAGTTTTTTTCGTAGGGTGCGAATATGGACCATCACAGTATTATTGCTTTCAAAGTATGCCTCATCCCACACCTGCTGAAAAATATTTTCAACACTGTACACTTTCTTTGGGTGACTGACGAGTAGGTATAAAATATCAAATTCCTTCGGCGTCAGTTCAATATTTTTTCCATAAAGCGAAACGGTCCGCTGGTCGGGTGTAATCACCAACCCGCCATGTTCGAGCACAGATTTATCGGGAATTTTCGGTTGGTTTAATTTCATATAACGGCGCAAGTGGGCATTCACACGAGCCACCAATTCCATCGGAGTAAATGGCTTCGTCATATAATCATCGGCACCAATCACCAGGCCGTGAACCTTATCAAAATCAGATGTTTTCGCACTTAAAAAAATGATCGGCATATTATGTTTTTCCCGTGTTTGGCGGGCCACTTCATATCCATCCATTTTCGGCATCATAATATCCAGTATCAGCAAATCGACCGACTTCGTTTCGATTACCTGAACCGCCTCTTCCCCATCATGTACTTTCACAACCGCGTACCCTTCCTTCTCCAAATGGATCGCAATCAGGTCCGCAATCTCCTGCTCATCATCCGCAACTAGTATCGAAATCGGCTTCATTTCTCTCACTCCTAAAAAAGTAATCTACCGTACCCTAATCTTCTAATCCGATTATCATTTGGAAAATGGCTACTTGTCAAGAAAGTGGCCACGAGGGAGAAAAGCCATCCAGTAAAAAAAACAGCAGGTACCGTTTTGTACGGAAACCTGCTGTCTTCTTTTTTTACGCTGCTTTTTCTACTAATGTTTCACTAACATGCTCCCGTTTGAAACGGAATGTTAGGTAAATGAATGTGATGAGCATGAATCCAACGGCGTACGCAAGCAAGATAGCGATATTTTGCGACAGAAAGGCAAGATTGCCGCTTGATATTACCGCTTTGAATGCTTGGACGCTGTATGTCATTGGAAAGTATGCGTTGAATGACTGCAATGCTTTTGGTATTAATGCAAGTGGGAACGTTCCCGCACTTGTGGTTAATTGCATAATCAGGATAAGAATCGCAATGAATCTTCCTACGTCAGCCAGTGTAGTCACAAGCATTTGAATCAGTGTGACGAACACCATACTAGTCACAACGGTCGTTGCGATGAACAACGGCACGCTTTGCACTTCTATTCGCAATGCTCCTAGTAGGATGGCATCCACCAATAATGCTTGGGCCACCCCGATAATGGTAATGACACCTAATTTACCAAAGAACCATTGATGTGCTGAAGCTGGTTTTACAGCAGGTTCCCTCAATTGGAAAACGATCGAGATGATGAGTGCACCGACAAATAGTCCGAGGGAGATAAAGTATGGCGCAAAACCTGTACCATAGTTTGGCACTTTGTTAATCTCATTTTTTTCGACCGTAACGGGCTCGCCCATCATGTCGTAGGTGTCATCATCAGCCTGAACCGCGTTCGCTTTTTGGGCACCTGCGCCTAATTTATCCGTTAATTCCGCAGTACCTTCTGTTAACTTTTCCGTACCAGCTTTTAAATCCTGTGAGCCTTCAGAAAGTTTTCCCGTACCGTCGGCAATTTTCTCCGCACCGTCTGTGATTTGACCCATTCCCGTGGTGAGTTTATTTGCACCCTGGTTTAATGCCGCAGAACCTTCTGCTAGCTGATGGATTCCTTGTTGCAATTTTGATTGGTTTTCGTTAATTTCAGAAATCCCGCTAATTAATTGATCAAAAACGGGGTCGGTTTGGGTTTTTATTTTTCCATCAAGACCGGTTGCTTCCCCAAGCAGTTGGCCGTTCACTTGCTCTTTAAACTGTGTGAAACCTTGGTGAAGACCAGGTTCGATTGCTTGTGCGACTTGCTTCTGGACCTGTTCCTGTGTTGGTGCGCCTTGTTGGTTCATGATCGCAGAAACCGTTTCTGCTGGAACGCCATTCTGGATTAAGGCCGCAGCAAGCTCCTGCATTTTCGCTGTCTGCTGGGTGATCATTTGCGCGGCAATTTGCGCCGATAAGCCGTCCCCAAGTTTGGATTCGAACTGATCAATTCCTGTGTTTAACTTTTCCGTACTGCCCGTTAACTGATTCGTGATTTCTGCAGCAATCCCCGCTGGCAACTGGGCTTTGATTTGAGCGGCACCCTGTTGTGCTTTTTCGGTGCCTGTCACCAACGCTGGCAGTTTCGCATCAATTTCTTCAAGTCCTTGATTGATTTTTGCTGTGCCTTGTGCGAGTTCTGTTGAACCCGCAGCCGCGTCTTGGACACCTTGCTTGAATTCAATCGATTTCCCCGCTAAGGTTTCAAGGTTACTTTTGATTTGTCCCGCACCCTCGTCTAGGTGTGATGTCCCGTCTGCAACTTGACTGGACCCATCACTCGCCTGACTTAGCCCACTAGCCATATCACCCACTTTATCAAAAAGGCTTTCAGAGTAAGTGGCAATGATTTCTTTGGAGATTTCCGCTTTGATTTCCTTCATGGCCGTTTCGCCGATTTGAGCGGATAGAAAGTTTGCCCCTTCGTTTGGCACATAATTGATTTTCAATTTCTGTGGCTGGTCGTCGAGCAACGTCGTGGCATTTTTAGAAAAATCGGTCGGAAGCTCCACTAAGATATAGTAGTCTTGGTCCTCTAATCCTTGATAGCCCTGCTTCCTATCGACGATATCAAAATGAAAAGTATTGCTTTCTTTCAATTTTGTTACCAGTTCTTCTCCGAGCTGCAGCTGTTCGCCGTCGAGCTCTGCCCCTTCGTCTTGATTCACGATCGCCACGGGCAAATCGGATAAGTAGGCATACGGATTCCAAAATGCCCACAAAAACATGCCTGCATAGAGGACAGGTATAAATGCAATCGCAATGATTGGTATTAGGACTTTACGGTTGGAAAGGATTTTTTTCCATTCTGCAAAAAACATTTTTAGGTACCCCCTGTTGTTTTTGACCGTTTTGTTCATTTAGTCATTTTTGAGTAAAAATAAACGACTACACTGTAATAGCCATTTATTTTGCCAAGCCTTTTAATAGATATAGTTCAAAGAGTTTGTAGATCTCTTCTTTTTTTAATGGGGGATGATTTCTTTGCCACTCAATGATTAATGAAAAGTACAATTTCAGCATGATGAAGGCCGTGATTTCTGGATCACATGCTTTAATTTCGTCATTCTCAATCGCTTTGCGGATAATGCCGATCATATATTGGATAACCGATTGCTCCACCCGTTGCATCGCTTCGACCACCGTTTGTGTCCCCATATCGCGTTCTTCCTGAATCAGCTTGATTGTCAGCTGATGGGTTTCACGGAACTCAAGGACTTTCATTAATACACGGTTCGCCTTTTCCTGAAACGTGGCTCCCCCGTCCATGACTCCCTCAACCGCTTCCCTCATATCGACAATCAGCGTATTAATAATCTCATCAAATAATTCTTCCTTTGTTTTAAAAAAGGTATAGATGGTGCCCTTACCCACATTTGCTAATTTAGCCACTTGATCCATCGTTGTTGCTTTATATCCATAAAGCGAAAATGACTTCGCAGCCGCCTCAATAATCAAGGCTTTCCGATCAATCATCGCCAATCCCATCACCTCAACATTCTTGAAAAATGACCATATAACTAATTTGGTCAGTTTCACAAAAAGTAATATAACATATTGTTTTTTAATAATCAAGGGGTCTTCGGGACGGCTCTATTTTGATGAAGTGCACACGGTTTCCTACTCCTTTTGCTGTAAGAAAAAAGTCGCGTGAACCGTTCCACTTGTTTTTTCAACCTTCTAGCACCACTATGTTGCTTTTTTTGGGTATAATAGTGGAATATGGATTTTTTTAGTTAGGGGGGTCGTGACTTTGGAGTCGACACCTGTTAGTGAACGGATTGAGCTTCTTGCAGA from Neobacillus sp. FSL H8-0543 includes:
- a CDS encoding DUF5667 domain-containing protein, encoding MKIGKFKKSIISGTVASVLIFSLATPAVFANEDVTEQQVTTITEGTVTEEAVNDGMISEDTTTEDNVVVEEETTTEDEVAEGTESEEVTEENATEGEEDVTEEETTEENVQEEEVSLVPGDFFYFVKIMIEKVRLAVTFDDYEEARLLAGFAAERIAEANTLFAEGKTEEAEELLKEAIATQEEAAENLAESEDVAGEETEVAVEEANQGEVAEETESAEVNEEEVVAEVTEEDDVEAKLANNIDALAAALSHVKNPTAQKALMKNIQKSFAKLDKKLEKLEKKASKFANEDSEVVEEEAVDPTEESVVEQVEEVKQETETTTETEGTDPVTEEGTTEEVQPVVTTPVVEKQQKADEKRVQGKQKAEVQNQKAQVEKEKKQQPASKNNQNAQNKDTEKKSENGNKGNGNGNGNGKN
- a CDS encoding HAMP domain-containing sensor histidine kinase codes for the protein MAKIVRSFRSKMLLLFGLSMLFSGTITFSIFLALQYYYRTKNVQIGEPLARYRQMIREIGDINVFLLIFIPLSIVFFYLLTKRYSIYFHKISQGINHLALGEFKHPIQLQSNDEFGQIAKDINLASKKLEEAIERGDFSESSKDQLVVNLAHDLRTPLTSVLGYLDLILKDDNLTKEQKDHFLKIAFTKSQRLEKLLDELFEITRMNYGMLPLKKTDINISDLLIQLKEELYPLFEKNDLTVRVNLPSELPFWGDGELLARVFENLLTNANRYGYDGQYVDITGLIDAGEVVVQVVNYGDMIPENELPHLFDMFYNGDKSRTAQEDSTGLGLFIAKNIVEQHHGTISAESSFRQTQFEVRLPQKHPIT
- a CDS encoding M15 family metallopeptidase, whose product is MKKWVFLAVLVFGIGYPVIKMPAFFQDNVEIKKYDQAQSGFVDTYEEVRVTKEDIYRGNLLLVNAEHPMKQESKREDVVNLQHDLTMEVVLLDSEIELSEGVALAFGKMVAAAEKEGVHHFSINSGYRDFQEQSLLYEEMGSDYALPAGYSEHNLGVSLDVGSTKAPMNEAPEGKWIEENAWKSGFILRYPKDKTHVTGIQYEPWHIRYVGLPHSAIIQEKNFALEEYLDYLTQEKNIIATFKGQKYTVSYYTVSESETIQLPKNQAFEISGNNMDGVIVTVQE
- the vanR gene encoding vancomycin resistance response regulator transcription factor, VanR-F/VanR-M family, yielding MKPISILVADDEQEIADLIAIHLEKEGYAVVKVHDGEEAVQVIETKSVDLLILDIMMPKMDGYEVARQTREKHNMPIIFLSAKTSDFDKVHGLVIGADDYMTKPFTPMELVARVNAHLRRYMKLNQPKIPDKSVLEHGGLVITPDQRTVSLYGKNIELTPKEFDILYLLVSHPKKVYSVENIFQQVWDEAYFESNNTVMVHIRTLRKKLEEDKRKNKLIKTVWGVGYAFNG
- a CDS encoding GNAT family N-acetyltransferase gives rise to the protein MAVFLTRPTMELETEYLSFYQEWKASGEAMIPWVIAKDPSDFPVMLQSLLDSEKGENLPEGWVPDSTYWLVNEDKKVLGVVNIRHRLTERLLNEGGHIGYGIRPSERRKGYATKLLELSLEKTKEIGITRVLVVCDATNTGSAKTIMNNGGVADRDYIEEDGNVIRRFWMES
- a CDS encoding YhgE/Pip domain-containing protein; the encoded protein is MFFAEWKKILSNRKVLIPIIAIAFIPVLYAGMFLWAFWNPYAYLSDLPVAIVNQDEGAELDGEQLQLGEELVTKLKESNTFHFDIVDRKQGYQGLEDQDYYILVELPTDFSKNATTLLDDQPQKLKINYVPNEGANFLSAQIGETAMKEIKAEISKEIIATYSESLFDKVGDMASGLSQASDGSSQVADGTSHLDEGAGQIKSNLETLAGKSIEFKQGVQDAAAGSTELAQGTAKINQGLEEIDAKLPALVTGTEKAQQGAAQIKAQLPAGIAAEITNQLTGSTEKLNTGIDQFESKLGDGLSAQIAAQMITQQTAKMQELAAALIQNGVPAETVSAIMNQQGAPTQEQVQKQVAQAIEPGLHQGFTQFKEQVNGQLLGEATGLDGKIKTQTDPVFDQLISGISEINENQSKLQQGIHQLAEGSAALNQGANKLTTGMGQITDGAEKIADGTGKLSEGSQDLKAGTEKLTEGTAELTDKLGAGAQKANAVQADDDTYDMMGEPVTVEKNEINKVPNYGTGFAPYFISLGLFVGALIISIVFQLREPAVKPASAHQWFFGKLGVITIIGVAQALLVDAILLGALRIEVQSVPLFIATTVVTSMVFVTLIQMLVTTLADVGRFIAILILIMQLTTSAGTFPLALIPKALQSFNAYFPMTYSVQAFKAVISSGNLAFLSQNIAILLAYAVGFMLITFIYLTFRFKREHVSETLVEKAA
- a CDS encoding SMI1/KNR4 family protein; the encoded protein is MKDVTLFLSKWKQIIQKLENNNGKVHPIEIGKKATIQEIEAKEKELGYQLPPSYKYILNNLGSSLSFYYSFSEDTIIPSEFNEIFSGEINWNIDFLQDLNMLADELMEDGEDYGATLRGKLEFSHAGNGDIYAFDMSVESDEKPVVYWEHEEDTVTYIADSFIDYLLRITELGCIGSEKWQFEYFLSDTGLDTTNTAAAKWKHWFESFSETTLDDVKNNMEQLIAFAVYRDKLDEESIDFLRKFSRNELFDYLLEELDKKESFKDQKMICEVIGKVLGNYADSWVRSLWEAKQDIMDSRLRSFLTSMCLSKDEGLTLVFNFLEQESNKKITGYDALSHLGDFHSRDVILWMENHVKFPVTEGWDELFVRSNFSRDDIERWTSLDERHEVTVIHALEKYVYMKVANNKFFYGISGLPSKSDFIDFLAKLQAKQVLKKRILSLEYVIQNINIFY
- a CDS encoding TetR/AcrR family transcriptional regulator — encoded protein: MIDRKALIIEAAAKSFSLYGYKATTMDQVAKLANVGKGTIYTFFKTKEELFDEIINTLIVDMREAVEGVMDGGATFQEKANRVLMKVLEFRETHQLTIKLIQEERDMGTQTVVEAMQRVEQSVIQYMIGIIRKAIENDEIKACDPEITAFIMLKLYFSLIIEWQRNHPPLKKEEIYKLFELYLLKGLAK
- a CDS encoding NAD(P)/FAD-dependent oxidoreductase, with the translated sequence MEVFDCAVLGAGPAGLNASLVLGRARRKVALFDDGTNRNRVAHESHGFITRDGVKPSDFKKIALEELRNYSSVQFFNETVTQIIKRADNQLFKMITSDERVYYAEKILLATGIQEVFPSVPEIQRFYGKSLFSCPYCHGWELRDQPLIIIVENEDSAVHLAKLVYNWSRDLLVATNGQPMNFSKIDELERRKIMVVTEPIKKLHGEDGRLQSMEFQSGYITKRTGGFILPKFHRPNPFAEQLGCALQENGALVTDDAGRTSQKNIYTAGESAQLKPSSLILAAADGSKVAYAINVDITYERF